From a region of the Saccharomyces paradoxus chromosome IV, complete sequence genome:
- the MSS116 gene encoding ATP-dependent RNA helicase (Mitochondrial transcription elongation factor~similar to YDR194C) — protein MLTSILIKGRTPLLVSRNLAVLLTNCKRINRAVSTRLYNDGNRDQKNFGRYQRNDNNNRSRNSRFNSRPRTRSREDEDEVHFDKTTFSKLIHVPKEENTKEVTLDSLLEEGVLDKEIHKAITRMEFPGLTPVQQKTIKPILSSEDHDVIARAKTGTGKTFAFLIPIFQHLINTKFDSQYMVKAVIVAPTRDLALQIEAEVKKIHDMNYGLKKYTCVSLVGGTDFRAAMNKMNKLRPNIVIATPGRLIDVLEKYSNKFFRFVDYKVLDEADRLLEIGFRDDLETISGILNEKNSKSADNIKTLLFSATLDDKVQKLANNIMNKKECLFLDTVDKNEPEAHERIDQSVVISEKFANSIFAAVEHIKKQIKERDSNYKAIIFAPTVKFTSFLCNILQNEFKKDLPILEFHGKITQNRRTSLVKRFKKDESGILVCTDVGARGMDFPNVHEVLQIGVPSELANYIHRIGRTARSGKEGSSVLFICKDELPFVRELEDAKNIIIAKQEKYEPSEEIKSEVLGAVTDEPEDISDVVISLISSYRSCIKEYRFSERHILPEIASTYGVLLNDPQLKIPVSRRFLDKLGLSRSPIGKTMFEIRDYSGNRDANESSHDYNGADSETSFRGNKSYNNRNKRRDYDDEPFRRSNNNRRSFSRNNDKNNYSSRNDNRY, from the coding sequence ATGTTGACTTCCATATTGATAAAGGGTCGCACACCTCTTCTTGTAAGCAGAAATTTAGCAGTACTGCTCACGAATTGCAAACGTATTAATCGGGCAGTTTCAACAAGGTTATATAATGATGGGAACAGAGAtcaaaagaattttggTAGGTATCAGAGGAACGACAACAATAATAGGTCCAGAAACTCCCGCTTCAATTCGCGCCCAAGAACTAGGTCTAGGGAAGACGAGGATGAAGTACATTTCGATAAAACCACTTTTTCTAAGTTAATTCACGTgccaaaagaagaaaatactAAAGAAGTAACGCTGGATTCTTTACTGGAAGAAGGTGTTcttgataaagaaatacacAAAGCTATTACTAGGATGGAGTTCCCCGGTTTAACTCCTGTACAGCAAAAGACTATAAAACCAATCTTGTCCAGTGAAGACCACGATGTTATCGCAAGAGCTAAAACCGGTACAGGTAAGACATTTGCATTCTTGATTCCAATTTTCCAGCATTTGATAAATACGAAGTTCGATTCTCAGTATATGGTAAAGGCTGTCATTGTTGCACCAACAAGAGATTTGGCCTTGCAAATCGAAGCCgaggtgaaaaaaatccacGATATGAATTATGGCTTGAAAAAGTACACTTGCGTCTCTTTAGTTGGTGGTACTGATTTCAGAGCAGCTATGAATAAAATGAATAAGTTGAGACCAAACATTGTAATCGCCACTCCAGGAAGATTGATTGATGTCTTAGAAAAGTACTCGAATAAGTTTTTCAGGTTTGTGGATTATAAAGTATTAGATGAAGCTGATAGATTGCTAGAAATTGGTTTTAGAgatgatttggaaactATTTCTGGTATattaaatgaaaagaactCCAAATCAGCCGATAACATCAAGACTTTGTTGTTCTCTGCCACTCTGGATGACAAAGTGCAAAAATTGGCAAACAATATCATGAATAAAAAGGAATGTCTCTTTTTGGACACAGTAGACAAGAATGAACCTGAAGCTCATGAAAGAATTGATCAATCCGTTGtaatttctgaaaaatttgccaaTAGTATATTTGCTGCTGTGGAGcatataaaaaaacaaataaaggAAAGAGACTCTAATTACAAAGCCATTATTTTTGCACCAACTGTCAAATTCACGTCCTTTTTGTGtaatattttacaaaatgagTTCAAGAAGGATCTACCAATTCTGGAATTTCATGGTAAAATTACTCAAAATAGAAGAACGAGTTTAGTTAAGAGATTTAAGAAAGATGAATCTGGTATTTTGGTTTGCACAGATGTGGGTGCCCGTGGTATGGATTTTCCAAATGTCCACGAAGTTTTGCAAATTGGTGTTCCATCCGAGTTGGCTAATTATATCCATAGAATTGGTAGAACTGCCAGAAGTGGGAAGGAAGGCTCCTCCGTGCTATTCATTTGTAAGGATGAATTACCGTTTGTCAGAGAATTGGAAGATGCCAAAAACATAATCATTGccaaacaagaaaaatacgaGCCAagtgaagaaataaaatctgAAGTTTTGGGAGCGGTAACCGATGAACCAGAAGACATATCTGATGTTGTGATAAGTTTAATCTCATCCTACAGATCTTGTATCAAAGAATACAGGTTTTCTGAAAGGCATATACTGCCTGAAATTGCTTCTACTTATGGTGTATTGTTAAACGATCCCCAATTAAAGATCCCTGTATCTAGAAGATTTTTAGATAAATTAGGCTTGAGCCGTAGTCCAATTGGTAAGACAATGTTCGAAATTAGAGATTATAGCGGTAATAGAGATGCAAATGAGAGTTCCCATGATTACAATGGTGCAGATTCAGAAACTTCTTTCAGAGGCAACAAGAGTTATAATAATAGgaacaaaagaagagattACGATGATGAACCATTTAGACGCAGCAATAACAACAGGCGCTCATTCTCTCGTAACAATGATAAAAACAATTACTCTAGTAGAAATGACAACAGATATTAG
- the REF2 gene encoding RNA-processing protein REF2 (RNA-binding protein~similar to YDR195W) → MSAPVPQLVNISHALQASTIQQIRLDMVDFNKDCKLSSIQLARIDKYIDSLQAALNQFTNDNLHIERKDKNVTAADVQLYSGLKSMYLDYLNQLIKLKHDKQHHSTPPIANDVSLDFFVNQLPKFSPEERKNYIDNLILNKNSHNRLSKMDGLVDAVINLCVLDTSVAENVRSYMKLLDTLGFQKGSNSTGTKVNLKKKLTSSKAKTKDSEKEKEKDKSKVKTKTKLKPSPLLNNDDNNSLSLPSASTSSMKKLKSGLFNKNEVKPSTESSTASSKKKLSFSKYLNKDDADTAKLGIKRPLDVDFKVDPEVPMTASNIASSSTSASSTTTIATPASSEEPLKKKTKKSVRDSNIQSILRNGKPKKTRISNIKFLDDSQLIKVYGDDLPNQGLKVSPTQLKKILKPFKEGEPKEVILFEDMSIKLKPLDLKFLKNTNSDDYMDISETKGGPIHCETRTPLIYRKNFNHFNPDLNKRPPREPIEFDMNGNTNSNPTIAKAFGKNSLLLRKDRGGLPYKHVPIVKRNKYPPRPVH, encoded by the coding sequence ATGTCAGCTCCTGTTCCTCAATTAGTAAATATTTCTCATGCCTTGCAAGCTTCCACTATCCAGCAAATTCGTTTGGATATGGTAGATTTTAATAAAGATTGCAAATTATCTTCCATTCAACTGGCAAGAATTGACAAGTACATCGATTCTTTGCAAGCGGCTTTGAACCAGTTTACTAATGATAACTTGCACATAGAACGGAAGGACAAGAACGTGACTGCAGCAGATGTACAACTGTATTCCGGCTTAAAATCAATGTATCTAGATTATTTGAACCAGTTAATTAAGCTAAAACATGACAAACAACACCATTCTACACCACCCATCGCTAACGATGTCTCGCTGGACTTTTTCGTCAATCAATTGCCCAAGTTTTCTCCCgaggaaaggaaaaattacATTGATAATTTAATTCTAAATAAAAACAGTCATAACCGTTTGTCTAAAATGGATGGTCTGGTAGATGCGGTCATTAATTTATGCGTCTTGGATACTTCTGTCGCTGAAAATGTACGATCTTATATGAAATTATTAGATACATTGGGCTTCCAAAAGGGTTCGAATAGCACTGGTACAAAGGTCAAcctcaaaaagaaattaactAGTTCGAAAGCAAAGACGAAAGattcagaaaaagaaaaagaaaaggataagTCTAAAGTTAAGACGAAAACTAAACTAAAGCCTTCTCCTCTGCTCAATAACGATGACAATAATTCTTTGTCATTGCCTTCTGCATCTACTTCTtcgatgaagaaattgaaatcgGGgttattcaataaaaatgagGTTAAGCCCTCTACAGAATCCTCAACTGCTTCTTCCAAGAAGAAACTATCATTTTCTAAATACCTGAATAAAGATGACGCAGATACTGCCAAGCTCGGGATTAAACGACCATTAGATGTGGATTTTAAAGTCGACCCCGAAGTGCCCATGACAGCTTCTAATATTGCATCATCGTCGACGTCAGCATCGTCAACCACAACAATAGCGACTCCTGCTTCTTCAGAAGAGCCcttaaagaagaaaaccaaaaaatccGTGCGAGACTCTAACATACAATCAATTTTGAGAAACGGTAAACCAAAAAAGACACGCATAAGTaacatcaaatttttggatgaTTCCCAGCTAATAAAAGTTTACGGTGACGACCTACCGAACCAAGGGTTAAAAGTTTCTCCTactcaattgaaaaaaattctaaaacCGTTCAAAGAAGGGGAACCAAAGGAAGTTATATTGTTCGAGGATATGTCAATCAAACTAAAACCTCTTGACTTGAAATTCCTGAAGAACACAAACAGTGATGACTACATGGATATATCCGAGACTAAAGGTGGTCCAATACATTGTGAAACGAGGACCCCGTTAATctatagaaaaaatttcaatcaTTTCAACCCGGACTTGAATAAAAGACCGCCAAGAGAACCGATAGAATTCGATATGAATGGAAATACAAATTCAAATCCCACTATAGCGAAGGCTTTCGGTAAAAATAGTCTATTACTAAGGAAAGATAGAGGGGGTTTGCCATACAAGCATGTGCCCatagtaaaaagaaataaatatcCTCCAAGACCAGTTCACTAA
- the CAB5 gene encoding putative dephospho-CoA kinase (Subunit of the CoA-Synthesizing Protein Complex (CoA-SPC)~similar to YDR196C) has protein sequence MLVVGLTGGIASGKSTVSRRLRDKYKLPIVDADKIARQVVEPGQNAYDQIVLYFRDKIPNLLLEDGNLNRGALGMWVFSHKEDLQTLNGITHPAIRYAMFKEIGYYYLKGYRMCVLDVPLLFEGNLDSICGVTVSVICTKELQLERLMTRNPELSKEDAKNRLNSQMSAEERMARSDYILQNNSTLVDLYEQIESIIKKIRPSKLRTALEYFPPFGVVSASSIIMSRLLMKKLQKKKPSAVQVDTL, from the coding sequence atgtTGGTAGTAGGGTTGACGGGTGGAATTGCTAGTGGTAAAAGCACGGTGTCGAGAAGACTGAGAGACAAATACAAACTGCCTATTGTTGATGCAGATAAGATTGCCAGACAAGTGGTCGAACCAGGCCAGAATGCTTATGATCAAATTGTGTTATACTTCAGGGACAAAATACCCAATTTATTATTAGAGGATGGGAACTTAAATCGTGGGGCCCTAGGAATGTGGGTTTTTAGTCATAAAGAGGATTTGCAAACTTTGAACGGAATAACGCATCCTGCAATTAGGTATGCAATGTTCAAGGAAATTGGTTATTACTACTTGAAAGGATATAGAATGTGTGTATTGGATGTACCACTTTTATTCGAAGGTAACCTAGATTCAATATGTGGAGTTACTGTAAGCGTAATTTGTACCAAAGAATTGCAACTAGAAAGATTAATGACAAGAAATCCTGAACTTAGTAAAGAAGATGCGAAAAACAGGCTAAATAGTCAAATGAGCGCTGAAGAAAGAATGGCAAGATCGGATTATATCCTCCAAAATAACAGTACATTGGTTGACTTATACGAACAAATTGAAAgtattataaaaaaaatccgaCCAAGTAAATTAAGAACTGCTTTGGAGTATTTTCCACCTTTCGGCGTTGTAAGTGCAAGTAGCATCATTATGTCCAGATTACTGAtgaaaaaacttcaaaagaaaaagcctTCAGCGGTACAGGTAGATACTTTATAA
- the CBS2 gene encoding Cbs2p (Mitochondrial translational activator of the COB mRNA~similar to YDR197W) → MSSSIPRVYSLGNSAMTYLLALRIAQLPSQPKVPSIVLLLNDQKKLNRFLNNDSKIVVKSRNNNKEIYHRQFMASCVPPILSNGEVAPIENLIVSDTSSKFITTQLSKYNKSLKPETNILFLNPSLNLLEYLHRYHWSSDQTRPHLFMGFTSPVDVGTIHQEFQLSLKMKGRIQFHIAKIDGFPPLSSAGGNASLSLMSDGQKNEKESNTFYKLFREMSKLRSGIGSDLVSFDLYIDRFHDLYFAQMEKLILESCTEPLLAVYDCVYKKELLKIPGAQDLIRKLINEQLSIIGRSYPSLNTNPNYSVIFDKERIFNLVIRDLKVNGHKRAKLAQSLNQLNQTNINELNGFFSTLGKYKRCSCKWNDMLLTLIRGKQSITKQRALDYHYL, encoded by the coding sequence ATGTCAAGCTCAATACCTAGGGTTTACTCTCTAGGGAACTCTGCCATGACGTACCTACTAGCACTCAGGATTGCACAACTCCCGAGTCAGCCAAAGGTTCCGTCgattgttcttcttttgaacgaccagaaaaaattgaacagGTTCCTCAATAATGATTCCAAAATTGTTGTTAAATCAaggaataataataaagaaatctACCATAGACAGTTCATGGCATCATGTGTTCCGCCCATCCTAAGCAATGGTGAAGTTGCACCAATTGAAAATCTAATTGTTTCAGAtacttcttccaaatttatCACTACTCAACTTTctaaatataataaatcttTAAAACCCGAGACcaacattttatttttgaatccaAGTTTAAACCTACTGGAATATTTGCATAGATATCATTGGAGCTCTGATCAAACACGGCCGCACTTGTTTATGGGCTTCACATCACCAGTTGACGTTGGAACTATACATCAAGAATTTCAGTTGTCCCTTAAAATGAAAGGAAGGATACAATTTCATATTGCGAAGATTGATGGTTTTCCTCCATTGAGTAGTGCTGGTGGAAATGCGAGTCTTTCTCTGATGAGTGACggtcaaaaaaatgaaaaggagAGCAATACTTTTTATAAATTGTTTAGAGAAATGTCCAAACTACGATCTGGAATCGGTTCTGATTTAGTCAGTTTTGATTTGTATATTGATCGTTTTCATGATTTGTATTTTGCacaaatggaaaaattgataTTAGAGAGTTGTACCGAGCCATTATTGGCAGTGTATGATTGCGTATATAAAAAGGAACTATTAAAGATTCCTGGGGCGCAAGATTTAATAAGAAAGTTGATTAATGAGCAACTGTCAATTATTGGTCGATCCTACCCATCATTAAACACTAACCCAAACTATTCTGTCATTTTTGATAAGGAGAGAATATTTAATTTGGTGATAAGAGATCTAAAAGTTAATGGGCATAAGCGCGCTAAGCTGGCTCAATCTTTAAATCAATTGAATCAAACTAACATTAATGAACTTAacggatttttttctactcTTGGTAAGTACAAAAGATGTAGTTGCAAGTGGAATGATATGCTACTGACTTTAATAAGAGGGAAACAGTCGATTACTAAGCAAAGGGCATTAGATTATCATTATCTGTGA
- the RKM2 gene encoding protein-lysine N-methyltransferase (Ribosomal protein lysine methyltransferase~similar to YDR198C), which yields MDGKVNALLTWLKKSDKFYIAPNISVSESPESGRGIVLSHGSIKKNDIIVSVPSSKQLNFHTILYHISKFNKGLDIPGITIDRKLMDNEENIMEAENKGPTDPRYGLYSQLSKEFLLSLSSFQLISFYVLVENFLLPKWTHNEIHSDWKPFFDIWPSMEELRSIPAIWCCEPNSRYRSLIEYLPTTSRNLMARISDLVREDWKTISEVVLKWNKTCGSLSCTKNSDKFTSDELFSLFLHVYFVINSRCLYAEIPLKIEDPSSNFTLVPYVDFMNHICEVDLHCYPQLSVQLRSEGEKIIGIGQFSIRCGEYFYKNINEELFLNYGAHSNDFLLNEYGFVVSGNKWNYLDISNEIIELIDDDKKEVKTFLLEHDYWGDYTVNENDISYRILVALNYYVTRDERKVRKFIEGYISEDYFEPKISPILKKLLVSLTVKYRETLSQLTEEACNAKDNFCLHNIITVYEGYIKILTRHLQDLQS from the coding sequence ATGGATGGAAAGGTCAATGCATTGCTAACATGGCTAAAGAAATCAGATAAATTTTATATTGCACCAAACATAAGCGTCTCTGAATCACCAGAGTCGGGTAGAGGGATCGTCCTCAGTCACGGTtcgataaaaaaaaatgatatcATTGTATCAGTACCGAGCTCAAAGCAACTAAACTTTCATACCATCCTCTATCATATCTCAAAATTCAACAAAGGGCTTGATATTCCTGGTATCACAATCGATAGAAAGCTGATGGATAATGAGGAGAATATCATGGAAGCGGAAAATAAAGGGCCGACCGATCCAAGATATGGGTTATATTCTCAATTATCGAAAGAGTTTTTGTTAAGTTTATCCTCATTTCAATTAATATCATTTTACGTATTGGtcgaaaattttctattaCCAAAATGGACTCACAATGAAATCCACTCAGATTGGAAGCCATTCTTTGATATATGGCCCTCCATGGAAGAGCTGCGATCCATACCAGCCATTTGGTGCTGTGAGCCCAATTCACGGTACCGTTCACTAATCGAATATCTACCTACCACCTCACGAAACCTTATGGCGAGAATTAGTGACCTTGTCAGAGAAGATTGGAAAACCATTTCAGAGGTAGTTTTGAAATGGAATAAGACTTGCGGCTCTTTAAGTTGtacaaaaaattctgaTAAATTTACTAGTGATGAATTATTCTCCCTTTTTCTACACGTTTATTTTGTTATAAACTCAAGATGTCTCTATGCTGAGATTCCGTTGAAAATAGAGGACCCCTCGAGCAATTTCACTTTGGTACCTTACGTTGATTTCATGAACCACATTTGCGAGGTAGACTTGCACTGCTATCCTCAGTTAAGTGTTCAGTTGAGGTCAGAAGGAGAAAAGATTATAGGAATTGGGCAATTTAGCATTAGATGCGGTGAATACTTTTATAAAAACATTAACGAGGAGCTCTTTTTAAATTATGGCGCACACTCAaatgattttttattgaacgAGTATGGATTTGTGGTAAGCGGAAACAAATGGAACTACTTAGACATATCTAACGAAATTATTGAACTAATAGACGACGATAAAAAGGAGgtaaaaacatttttattagAACACGATTATTGGGGAGATTACACTGTAAACGAGAATGATATCAGTTACAGGATATTAGTAGCGTTGAACTATTATGTCACAAGAGATGAAAGGAAGGTCCGAAAATTCATTGAGGGCTACATATCAGAAGATTACTTCGAGCCAAAAATCTCTccaattttaaaaaagttATTAGTCTCTTTAACCGTAAAATACAGGGAGACACTCAGCCAGTTAACAGAAGAAGCATGTAACGCTAAGGATAACTTCTGCTTGCACAACATAATTACCGTATACGAGGggtatataaaaatacTTACACGACACTTACAAGACCTGCAATCATAG
- the VPS64 gene encoding Vps64p (Protein required for cytoplasm to vacuole targeting of proteins~similar to YDR200C), with translation MKVNRNPDPTDSHQSHQLEIRRKEDKCKIISMAELEKRRRPPPQLQHSPYVRDQSNSPGMTKTPETSPPKRPMGRARSNSRSSGSRSNADIDQYTIPTDLDSLPTASPPPSVHQASQQQQLSPILVNKTCSPFGNQSQNQSNNSIDPVSAEQVTNPKEAVSPPALDELSKFQNGSTETLFRTGSSRKKHTHIIILKSLNATFETKFLVVPFKPDGLKLGRPVTNSINKNNSASKRDLFSQQVRPDNGNFDSRVLSRNHACLSCDPTTGKIYIRDLKSSNGTFVNGVKIDQNDVELKVGDTVDLGTDIDSKFEHRKISAYVEEISVIPLMNTVSDPTNLVTKKQEFTNKNNGNSTNINEMKLDRGHHTQHIPIRSHLSDNYTEVGVTSATTAQRAAFEAAMFGDVNNLELDDDILGPETEVLSGIFINNSAGTSINLINMIKTLTTELSLERQELQKLHSMQNFMQNYTVNLDFINKHMIDMNEKHLLKLSTALQKTLSENNDALLKESEDQLKEIKQQNNKIKSACSSKEKQNYETLQGLESELRDLNFQIEEERGKNSALTQSNSNNSINNDNIAREKQDGSGEKEKDSEDTLVSTEELGVVEGKKPRVGKGILFGIVAISFGLVATAVKQLPQ, from the coding sequence ATGAAAGTAAATCGCAATCCGGACCCCACGGATAGTCACCAGTCTCACCAACTGGaaattagaagaaaagaagacaaGTGTAAAATTATTAGCATGGcagaattagaaaaaagaagaaggccCCCTCCGCAATTGCAACATTCTCCCTATGTTAGGGATCAATCAAATTCTCCAGGAATGACAAAGACCCCGGAAACGTCACCGCCTAAGAGGCCTATGGGGAGAGCTAGATCAAACTCGAGAAGCAGTGGATCCCGCTCAAATGCCGACATAGATCAATACACCATACCAACAGATTTAGATTCGTTGCCTACCGCTTCACCTCCGCCTTCAGTCCATCAGGCTtcacaacagcaacaattATCCCCAATATTAGTCAATAAAACTTGCTCTCCATTTGGAAATCAAAGTCAAAATCAAAGTAACAATTCCATAGATCCAGTATCGGCTGAACAAGTAACAAATCCTAAAGAAGCAGTATCTCCACCAGCATTAGACgaattatcaaaattccaaaatGGGTCAACTGAGACATTATTCAGAACAGGATCATCCCGCAAGAAGCATACGCATATAATCATACTTAAATCGTTAAATGCAACGTTTGAGACAAAGTTTCTTGTTGTACCATTCAAACCCGATGGACTTAAGTTAGGTCGACCGGTTACCAATAGCATAAACAAGAATAATTCAGCATCGAAGAGAGATTTGTTTTCGCAGCAAGTTAGACCAGATAATGGGAATTTTGATTCAAGAGTTCTTTCTAGAAATCACGCTTGTCTAAGTTGTGACCCTACAACTGGAAAGATATATATTCGCGATCTGAAGTCCAGTAATGGGACATTTGTTAATGGGGTTAAGATAGATCAAAATGATGTAGAATTAAAAGTTGGTGATACTGTGGACTTGGGAACTGACATTGACTCAAAATTTGAACATAGGAAAATCAGCGCATACGTAGAAGAGATTTCAGTAATTCCCTTAATGAATACTGTGTCTGATCCCACGAATTTGGTGACgaaaaaacaagaatttACTAATAAGAATAATGGAAACTCAACCAATATaaatgaaatgaaattaGACAGAGGACATCATACTCAACACATCCCGATACGATCTCATTTGAGTGATAATTATACCGAAGTTGGCGTAACATCTGCAACAACGGCTCAAAGGGCAGCTTTTGAGGCTGCCATGTTTGGAGATGTTAATAACTTAGAAttagatgatgatattttaGGTCCAGAAACTGAGGTTCTCAGTGGaatttttatcaacaatTCTGCAGGCACAAGCataaatttgataaatatgATAAAAACACTAACTACTGAACTGTCCTTAGAAAGACAAGAATTGCAAAAATTACATTCCATGCAAAATTTTATGCAAAACTACACAGTAAACCTTGATTTCATCAACAAACACATGATTGATATGAATGAGAAGCATTTACTGAAACTGAGCACAGCTTTACAAAAAACTCTATcggaaaataatgatgCACTACTCAAAGAATCGGAAGATCagttgaaagaaattaagcaacaaaataataaaataaaatctgCATGTAGCTCGaaggaaaaacaaaattatgAAACGCTGCAGGGACTTGAAAGTGAATTGAGAGATCTAAACTTTcaaatagaagaagagaggGGGAAAAATTCAGCTTTAACACAAAGCAATTCAAACAATAGTATTAACAATGACAATATTGCTAGGGAGAAACAAGATGGTTCAggggaaaaagaaaaggatagTGAGGATACATTAGTAAGCACCGAAGAATTAGGAGTTGTTGAAGGCAAGAAACCGAGGGTTGGTAAAGGAATACTCTTCGGGATAGTTGCCATTTCATTTGGTTTAGTTGCGACAGCTGTTAAGCAATTGCCGCAGTAA
- the SPC19 gene encoding Spc19p (Essential subunit of the Dam1 complex (aka DASH complex)~similar to YDR201W), whose product MTDALEQSVLALERTVSVLQDSVESLKRSNKPSTNLASTMLQTKRVFRLVPEYDVERSKLDLIEEVEPLVRTLGDKLRKSMGRMQRELDTLQQTYELNDLRLKKNISMDGDGVLDSSDVGREYENRDADVSTDVVMMASSTNEELEELKKLKEKKKQLEDKLEILKQK is encoded by the coding sequence ATGACAGATGCTCTAGAACAGAGTGTCCTCGCGTTAGAAAGAACAGTTTCAGTATTGCAAGATTCTGTCGAGTCTTTAAAACGTTCAAATAAACCAAGTACGAACCTTGCATCGACGATGCTACAAACTAAAAGGGTTTTTCGTTTAGTTCCTGAATATGACGTTGAAAGATCAAAATTAGACTTGATTGAAGAGGTAGAACCGTTGGTAAGGACTCTGGGCGATAAATTACGTAAATCTATGGGTAGAATGCAAAGGGAACTTGATACATTGCAGCAGACTTATGAATTGAACGATTTAAGgttaaagaagaatattagTATGGATGGGGACGGTGTTCTGGATAGTTCAGACGTGGGTCGCGAATACGAAAACAGAGATGCAGATGTGAGCACAGATGTGGTTATGATGGCTTCTTCTACTAATGAGGAATTGGAagagttgaagaaattaaaggaaaagaagaagcaacTGGAGGATAAGTTGGAAATACTTAAACAGAAATAG